In the genome of Pseudomonas protegens, one region contains:
- the tldD gene encoding metalloprotease TldD, with translation MSGLLSSVSEHLLAPGGVTIESLQGVLGDLAGPGIDAADLYFQGQISESWSLEDGIVKEGSFNLDQGVGVRAQSGEKTGFAYSNAITLEALGLAARAARSISRAGQNGTVQAFSTQDVAQLYAPDNPLEVISRAEKVELLKRVDAATRALDPRIQQVSVSMAGVWERILVASTDGGLAADVRPLVRFNVSVIVEQNGRRERGGHGGGGRTDYRYFLSEDRAMGYAREALRQALVNLEAIPAPAGTLPVVLGSGWSGVLLHEAVGHGLEGDFNRKGSSAYSGRMGEMVASKLCTIVDDGTLAGRRGSLSVDDEGTPTECTTLIENGVLKGYMQDKLNARLMGVARTGNGRRESYAHLPMPRMTNTYMLGGESDPAEIIASVKKGIYCANLGGGQVDITSGKFVFSTSEAYLIEDGKITAPVKGATLIGNGPEAMSRVSMVGNDLSLDSGVGTCGKDGQSVPVGVGQPTLKIDAITVGGTGA, from the coding sequence ATGAGCGGGTTGTTGTCCTCAGTCAGTGAACATCTTCTAGCCCCTGGCGGCGTGACCATCGAAAGCCTGCAGGGCGTGCTGGGGGATCTGGCCGGCCCGGGCATCGATGCCGCCGACCTGTATTTCCAGGGGCAGATTTCCGAGTCCTGGTCCCTGGAAGACGGGATCGTCAAGGAAGGCAGTTTCAACCTCGACCAAGGGGTCGGGGTGCGCGCGCAGTCGGGTGAGAAGACCGGCTTTGCCTACAGCAACGCCATCACCCTGGAAGCCCTGGGCCTTGCCGCCCGAGCGGCGCGTTCGATCTCCCGGGCCGGGCAGAACGGCACGGTGCAGGCGTTCTCGACTCAGGACGTGGCGCAACTGTATGCGCCGGACAACCCTCTGGAAGTCATCAGCCGCGCCGAGAAGGTCGAGCTGCTCAAGCGCGTTGACGCGGCGACTCGCGCCCTGGACCCGCGTATCCAGCAGGTCAGCGTGAGCATGGCCGGGGTCTGGGAGCGAATCCTGGTGGCCTCCACCGACGGTGGCCTGGCCGCCGATGTGCGGCCGTTGGTGCGCTTCAATGTCAGCGTCATCGTCGAGCAGAACGGGCGCCGCGAGCGCGGTGGCCACGGCGGTGGCGGGCGCACCGACTACCGGTATTTCCTCAGCGAGGACCGGGCCATGGGCTATGCCCGTGAAGCGCTGCGCCAGGCCCTGGTCAACCTGGAGGCGATTCCGGCACCGGCGGGCACTTTGCCTGTGGTGCTGGGTTCCGGCTGGTCCGGGGTGCTGCTGCACGAAGCCGTGGGCCATGGCCTGGAAGGCGACTTCAACCGCAAGGGCAGCTCGGCCTACAGCGGCCGCATGGGCGAGATGGTGGCTTCCAAGCTTTGCACCATCGTCGACGACGGCACCCTGGCTGGGCGTCGCGGTTCCCTGAGTGTGGACGACGAAGGCACGCCGACCGAATGCACCACCCTGATCGAGAACGGCGTGCTCAAGGGCTATATGCAGGACAAGCTCAATGCCCGCCTGATGGGCGTGGCCCGCACCGGCAACGGGCGTCGCGAGTCCTATGCGCACCTGCCGATGCCGCGCATGACCAACACCTACATGCTCGGTGGTGAAAGCGATCCGGCGGAAATCATCGCCTCGGTGAAGAAGGGCATCTACTGCGCCAACCTCGGCGGTGGCCAGGTGGATATCACCAGCGGCAAGTTCGTGTTCTCCACCAGCGAGGCCTACCTGATCGAAGACGGCAAGATCACCGCCCCGGTCAAGGGCGCGACCCTGATTGGCAACGGCCCCGAGGCCATGAGCCGGGTGTCGATGGTGGGCAATGACCTGTCCCTGGACAGCGGTGTTGGCACCTGTGGCAAGGATGGGCAATCGGTGCCGGTGGGCGTCGGCCAGCCGACCCTGAAGATCGATGCGATCACCGTGGGTGGCACTGGGGCATAA
- the yjgA gene encoding ribosome biogenesis factor YjgA, whose product MVDSYDDSLDGEKSKSQVKRELHALVDLGERLTTLKPDLLNKLPLTDALRRALADAPKHVAHIARKRHLQFIGKLMRDQDTDAILQLLDQLDASTRQYNERFHNLERWRDRLIGGGDDVLEKFVNEYPDADRQQLRSLIRQAQHEVAHNKAPASSRKIFKYIRELDETQRGLR is encoded by the coding sequence ATGGTTGATTCTTACGACGACTCCCTCGATGGGGAGAAAAGCAAATCCCAGGTCAAACGCGAGCTGCATGCTCTGGTTGATCTCGGCGAGCGCCTTACCACCCTCAAGCCCGACCTGCTGAACAAACTGCCTCTGACCGACGCCTTGCGCCGGGCCCTGGCGGATGCGCCCAAGCACGTCGCCCATATCGCCCGCAAACGCCACCTGCAATTCATCGGCAAGCTGATGCGGGACCAGGACACCGACGCGATTCTGCAACTGCTTGATCAACTCGATGCCTCCACCCGGCAGTACAACGAACGCTTCCATAACCTGGAGCGTTGGCGTGACCGCCTGATCGGCGGCGGCGATGACGTGCTGGAAAAGTTCGTCAACGAGTACCCGGATGCCGATCGCCAACAGCTGCGCTCCCTGATCCGTCAGGCCCAGCATGAGGTGGCCCATAACAAGGCGCCGGCCTCCAGCCGTAAAATCTTCAAGTACATCCGCGAACTGGACGAGACTCAACGCGGCCTGCGCTGA
- the pmbA gene encoding metalloprotease PmbA, with protein sequence MSAAQSVGPQALPALQEQVEQIVAEAKRQGASACEVAVSLEQGLSTSVRQREVETVEFNRDQGFGITLYVGQRKGSASTSASGPEAIRETVAAALAIAKHTSEDEASGLADASLMAKDLQDFDLFHAWDITPEQAIEQALACEAAAFAADSRIKNADGTTLSTHQGCRVYGNSHGFIGGYASTRHSLSCVMIAEANGQMQRDYWYDVNRQGQLLADPASIGQRAAQRAASRLGARPVPTCEVPVLFSAELAGGLFGSFLGAISGGNLYRKSSFLEGALGQQLFPQWLTIDERPHLMRAMGSSAFDGDGLATYAKPFVKDGELVSYVLGTYSGRKLGMPSTANAGGVHNLFVTHGDEDQAALLRRMGRGLLVTELMGHGLNMVTGDYSRGAAGFWVENGEIQFPVQEVTIAGNLRDMFKQIVAVGNDLELRSNIRTGSVLIERMTVAGS encoded by the coding sequence ATGAGTGCAGCACAAAGCGTCGGCCCACAGGCTTTGCCGGCCCTGCAGGAGCAAGTCGAGCAGATCGTCGCCGAGGCCAAGCGCCAGGGGGCCAGTGCCTGCGAAGTGGCGGTGTCCCTGGAGCAGGGGCTGTCGACCTCGGTGCGCCAGCGGGAAGTGGAAACCGTCGAGTTCAACCGCGACCAGGGCTTTGGCATCACCCTTTATGTGGGCCAGCGCAAGGGTTCGGCCAGCACTTCCGCCAGCGGCCCGGAGGCCATTCGTGAAACCGTGGCCGCGGCTCTGGCGATTGCCAAGCACACTTCAGAAGATGAAGCTTCGGGCCTGGCCGATGCCTCCCTGATGGCCAAGGACCTGCAGGATTTCGATCTGTTCCATGCCTGGGACATCACCCCCGAGCAAGCCATCGAGCAGGCCCTGGCCTGTGAAGCGGCAGCCTTTGCCGCCGACAGCAGAATCAAGAATGCCGACGGCACTACCCTGAGCACCCACCAGGGCTGCCGGGTGTATGGCAACAGCCACGGTTTCATCGGCGGTTACGCGTCCACCCGCCACAGCCTGAGTTGCGTGATGATCGCCGAGGCCAATGGCCAGATGCAGCGTGACTACTGGTACGACGTCAATCGCCAGGGCCAGTTGCTGGCGGATCCGGCGAGCATTGGTCAGCGTGCCGCCCAGCGCGCAGCCAGCCGGCTGGGTGCCCGTCCGGTGCCGACCTGCGAAGTGCCGGTGCTGTTTTCCGCGGAGCTGGCTGGTGGCCTGTTCGGCAGTTTTCTCGGCGCGATTTCCGGCGGCAATCTGTACCGCAAGTCATCCTTCCTTGAAGGTGCCTTGGGCCAGCAGTTGTTTCCCCAGTGGCTGACCATCGACGAGCGGCCGCACCTGATGCGCGCCATGGGCAGTTCGGCGTTCGATGGTGACGGCCTGGCCACTTACGCCAAGCCTTTCGTCAAGGACGGCGAGTTGGTGTCCTATGTGCTGGGCACCTATTCCGGGCGCAAGCTGGGCATGCCGAGCACCGCCAACGCCGGTGGCGTGCACAACCTGTTCGTCACCCATGGCGACGAAGACCAGGCCGCGCTGTTGCGGCGCATGGGGCGTGGCCTGCTGGTGACCGAGTTGATGGGCCATGGCCTGAACATGGTCACTGGTGACTACTCCCGTGGTGCGGCAGGCTTCTGGGTCGAGAACGGCGAGATCCAGTTCCCGGTGCAGGAAGTGACCATTGCCGGCAATTTGCGCGACATGTTCAAGCAGATCGTGGCCGTGGGTAATGACCTGGAACTGCGCAGCAACATCCGCACCGGCTCGGTGCTGATCGAGCGCATGACCGTCGCCGGCAGCTGA
- a CDS encoding carbon-nitrogen hydrolase family protein — MSLAVIQMVSQSDVLANLQQARSLLERAAEGGARLAVLPENFAAMGRRDMAAIGRAEALGEGPILPWLKQTARDLRLWIVAGTLPLPPEHEPDAKSNACSLLVDDQGQCVARYDKLHLFDVDVADNRGRYRESDDYAHGNRVVVADTPVGRLGLTVCYDLRFPELYSELRAAGAELITAPSAFTAVTGAAHWEVLIRARAIETQCYVLAAAQGGVHPGPRETYGHAAIVDPWGRVLAQQDQGEGVLLAERDSSEQASIRARMPVFSHRRIFSQGVQRLA, encoded by the coding sequence ATGTCTCTTGCGGTGATTCAAATGGTCAGCCAGAGCGACGTTCTGGCCAATCTGCAGCAGGCCCGCAGCCTGCTCGAGCGCGCCGCCGAGGGTGGCGCCAGGCTGGCGGTGCTGCCGGAAAACTTCGCCGCCATGGGCCGGCGCGACATGGCCGCCATCGGTCGCGCCGAGGCTTTGGGCGAGGGACCGATCCTGCCGTGGTTGAAACAGACCGCCCGCGACCTCAGGTTATGGATTGTCGCCGGCACCCTGCCGCTGCCACCCGAGCATGAGCCCGATGCCAAGTCCAACGCCTGTTCGTTGCTGGTGGATGACCAGGGACAGTGCGTGGCGCGCTACGACAAGTTGCATCTGTTCGACGTCGACGTGGCCGACAATCGCGGCCGCTATCGCGAATCCGATGACTATGCTCATGGAAACCGCGTGGTGGTGGCGGATACGCCGGTGGGTCGCCTGGGGCTGACGGTCTGTTATGACTTGCGCTTTCCCGAGCTGTACAGCGAGTTGCGCGCCGCCGGCGCTGAATTGATTACCGCGCCCTCGGCGTTTACCGCGGTGACCGGTGCCGCGCACTGGGAGGTGCTGATCCGGGCCCGGGCCATCGAGACTCAGTGCTATGTGCTGGCGGCGGCCCAGGGTGGCGTGCACCCGGGCCCGCGGGAAACCTACGGCCACGCCGCGATCGTCGACCCTTGGGGGCGAGTGCTGGCGCAGCAGGATCAAGGTGAGGGTGTGCTGCTGGCCGAGCGCGACAGCAGTGAACAGGCGTCCATCCGGGCGCGGATGCCGGTGTTCAGTCACCGGCGCATTTTCTCGCAAGGCGTTCAACGGCTTGCATAA